One stretch of Pseudomonas fluorescens Q2-87 DNA includes these proteins:
- a CDS encoding pyocin activator PrtN family protein, whose product MNTAFILMAQYDGQAIISLEQVCRDYFTHLTPDMFQRKVMSGQIKIPITRLERSQKSAKGIHITDLAAYLDLQRAAAVKENNQLNGLKHAV is encoded by the coding sequence ATGAACACAGCCTTTATCCTGATGGCCCAGTACGACGGCCAGGCGATTATCTCGCTGGAGCAGGTTTGCCGGGACTACTTCACGCACCTGACGCCCGACATGTTTCAACGCAAGGTGATGAGTGGGCAAATCAAGATCCCGATCACTCGCCTGGAACGCAGCCAGAAGTCGGCCAAGGGGATCCATATCACCGACCTGGCTGCGTATCTCGATCTACAGCGCGCAGCCGCGGTTAAGGAGAACAACCAGCTCAACGGGTTAAAACACGCCGTTTGA
- a CDS encoding DUF7673 family protein, with the protein MQNETIKDAFDELFQYQAERPAIRKAGVEALVRLLPVAQRDTGQSGVVGRFLLGLYNGPAHPFDLTELRSLDAGLFDDCIAVLRLDNSPEQEVHTYFPDGDAIWQDLRRAWA; encoded by the coding sequence ATGCAAAACGAAACTATCAAAGATGCTTTTGACGAGTTGTTCCAGTACCAGGCCGAGCGTCCGGCCATACGCAAAGCGGGCGTTGAAGCGCTGGTTCGCTTGCTGCCAGTCGCCCAGCGCGACACCGGGCAAAGTGGGGTCGTCGGGCGCTTTTTGCTCGGTTTGTACAACGGCCCTGCACATCCGTTTGACCTGACCGAGCTGCGTAGCCTCGATGCTGGCCTGTTTGACGACTGCATAGCTGTCCTTCGGCTGGATAACAGCCCCGAGCAAGAGGTTCACACCTACTTCCCAGACGGCGATGCGATCTGGCAGGACCTGCGTAGGGCCTGGGCATGA
- a CDS encoding DUF2786 domain-containing protein, translated as MQAQMPRGGHAKVQAKLRKLMALAERGEGGEKENAQRMLDNLLARHGLTLDDLNEECREIRWFPILNRYDRKLAAQIMSKVCDTCAPSLYTSKSRPKKVGVEVTPAEAIEFELHFDTLRNALAAHFDEAFSAFVQANRLFPATSSGSRDMELSESDMRVVAMASAIRPTPVRPRLERKGNV; from the coding sequence ATGCAAGCACAAATGCCCCGTGGAGGCCATGCGAAGGTCCAGGCCAAGCTACGCAAGCTGATGGCCCTCGCAGAGCGTGGGGAAGGCGGCGAGAAGGAAAATGCGCAACGCATGCTCGATAACTTGTTAGCGCGTCACGGCTTAACCCTTGATGATTTAAACGAGGAGTGCCGAGAAATCCGCTGGTTTCCGATTCTGAATCGGTACGACCGAAAGCTCGCGGCGCAGATCATGTCCAAGGTCTGCGATACATGCGCTCCCAGCCTGTATACCAGCAAGAGCCGACCAAAAAAGGTCGGTGTGGAAGTTACACCGGCTGAGGCAATTGAGTTCGAACTTCACTTCGACACGTTGAGGAATGCGCTGGCCGCGCACTTCGACGAGGCCTTCTCCGCATTTGTACAGGCCAATCGATTGTTTCCCGCCACCTCATCAGGCAGCAGGGACATGGAACTGAGCGAAAGCGATATGCGGGTCGTCGCCATGGCTTCAGCGATAAGACCAACACCTGTCCGCCCCCGCCTTGAACGGAAGGGGAACGTATGA